A genome region from Camelina sativa cultivar DH55 chromosome 10, Cs, whole genome shotgun sequence includes the following:
- the LOC104720404 gene encoding FBD-associated F-box protein At4g13985-like, which translates to MDDEDGEISVGTKRSGDKVEEVDRLRNLPDCLLYEILLKVPTKDVVKCSVLSRRWRNIWRYVPGLDLECRDFMLIECDDSSDFNALLGFVYRFLGFNSKSCLQKFRLTVSWKDDVEFDSHITQWINTVVERKVQHLHILNKILGIYDDEDHEVIEVMIPRTVYSCESLVSLTLCDLYLLKPPELVSLPSLKVIVLDAVMFDNDLVFEMLISGSPVLESLTVNNVNLENLKVCSPSLLTFTYVVEEGFTTVVIDSPMLEYLRLSDQGTESFLIENHGSLVKADIDTAFGFFIEDEFDPDDLPKRHRIRNFLVGISCVIDMIISSSTLEVIYDYSRCEKLPLFRNISFLRVEFTDDRWEMLPIFLESFTNLKSLVLEFCTCPDEEGVGILPGPRRFLTSLEYVKIVKPDSEDEEEEATEIINLELMSYFLENSAILKKLTLCLGNLRRKEESVILRKLLTIPRLSTACQVLSSDPHKVFIPVMNCVQGCLLSTKLS; encoded by the exons ATGGATGATGAAGACGGAGAGATAAGTGTTGGTACGAAGCGATCAGGTGATAAAGTCGAGGAAGTAGATCGGCTGAGAAACTTACCAGATTGCTTGCTTTATGAGATTCTCTTGAAAGTTCCCACGAAGGATGTGGTTAAGTGTAGTGTGTTATCCCGCCGATGGAGAAACATCTGGAGATATGTACCTGGCTTGGACTTGGAGTGTCGTGATTTCATGTTGATTGAGTGTGATGATTCCTCCGATTTCAACGCTTTGTTGGGTTTCGTTTATAGGTTTCTGGGTTTCAACAGTAAGTCGTGCTTACAAAAGTTTAGGTTAACGGTTAGTTGGAAAGATGATGTCGAGTTTGATAGTCATATCACCCAGTGGATCAACACTGTTGTTGAGCGGAAAGTTCAACATCTCCATATCCTGAACAAAATTTTGGGGATATATGATGATGAGGACCATGAGGTCATTGAGGTGATGATACCCCGAACAGTTTACTCGTGTGAGAGCTTGGTATCTTTAACTCTCTGTGACTTGTACTTGCTTAAGCCCCCCGAGCTTGTGTCTTTACCTTCTCTCAAAGTTATCGTTCTAGATGCAGTTATGTTTGACAACGATTTGGTTTTCGAAATGCTGATCTCAGGCTCCCCTGTCCTTGAAAGCTTAACTGTAAACAACGTCAATTTAGAAAATCTTAAAGTGTGTTCTCCGTCTCTATTGACCTTCACTTATGTTGTGGAAGAGGGTTTTACGACAGTTGTAATTGATTCTCCTATGCTTGAGTATCTGAGGCTCAGTGATCAGGGAACTGAAAGTTTCTTAATAGAAAATCATGGTTCCCTTGTTAAGGCTGATATCGATACTGCGTTTGGCTTCTTTATCGAAGATGAGTTCGATCCAGATGATCTACCAAAGAGACATAGGATTCGTAATTTTCTTGTCGGGATATCTTGTGTTATAGATATGATCATCTCTTCGAGTACTCTTGAG GTCATATATGACTACTCAAGATGTGAAAAACTACCCTTATTCCGTAATATATCTTTCTTGCGAGTCGAATTCACCGACGACAGGTGGGAAATGTTGCCAATCTTTCTTGAGAGCTTCACGAATCTAAAATCTCTTGTCTTG GAATTTTGTACTTGTCCAGACGAGGAGGGAGTTGGTATCTTACCAGGACCTCGTAGGTTTCTAACATCTCTCGAGTATGTTAAGATTGTGAAGCCGGACTcagaggatgaggaggaggaggcgacAGAGATAATAAACCTGGAACTAATGAGTTACTTTCTAGAGAACTCAGCAATCCTCAAGAAACTCACACTATGCTTAGGTAACTTGAGACGTAAGGAAGAATCTGTCATCCTTAGGAAACTCCTTACTATTCCAAGACTCTCTACCGCATGCCAAGTTTTGTCCTCTGATCCTCACAAAGTCTTTATTCCGGTGATGAACTGCGTACAAGGTTGTCTTTTGAGTACTAAGTTATCGTGA
- the LOC104719061 gene encoding probable xyloglucan galactosyltransferase GT14: MRPKNYSQMEKPISIATGKFRSNNNHNHVWFIVPLFFLLCFVLLCFDYSALFTDTDETVFSIPDVTQNSISSEFTKDDNFSRLPDDPSPVSSSCSGRYIYVHNLPYRFNSELLDNCYLITRGTEKDICPYIENYGFGPVIKSYEDVLLKQSWSTTNQFMLEVIFHNKMMNYRCLTNDSSLASAVFVPFYAGLDMSRYLWGFNISVRDTSSHELMNWLVVQKEWGRMSGRDHFLVSGRIAWDFRRQTDNESDWGSKLRFLPESRNMSMLSIESSSWKNDYAIPYPTCFHPRSVDEVSQWQELMRSRKREYLFAFAGAPRPEYKDSVRGKIIDECLESGDQCYLLDCNYGKTNCDNPVNVMKVFRNSVFCLQPPGDSYTRRSMFDSILAGCIPVFFHPGTAYAQYKWHLPKNHTTYSVYLPVRDVKEWNIKIKERLIEIPEERVVSLREEVIKLIPRVVYADPKYGSEGNEDAFELAVKGMLERIEEVREMMRQGKDGSDGFDDSDDYKYTFSPYETQNLT, encoded by the coding sequence ATGCGACCCAAGAACTATTCTCAGATGGAGAAACCCATCTCCATCGCGACGGGCAAGTTCCGTAGCAACAACAACCATAACCATGTCTGGTTCATTGTTccactcttctttctcctctgttTCGTCCTCCTCTGTTTCGACTACTCTGCTCTCTTCACCGACACAGACGAAACCGTTTTCTCAATCCCCGACGTTACCCAGAACTCAATCTCCTCTGAATTCACGAAAGATGACAACTTTTCTCGATTACCCGACGACCCATctcctgtttcttcttcttgctccgGTCGGTACATCTATGTCCATAATCTTCCTTATAGATTCAATTCCGAATTGCTTGATAACTGCTATCTGATTACTAGAGGAACCGAGAAAGACATTTGTCCTTACATCGAAAACTACGGTTTCGGTCCTGTGATTAAGAGCTACGAGGATGTGTTGTTGAAACAAAGTTGGTCCACGACGAATCAGTTTATGCTCGAGGTGATTTTTCACAACAAGATGATGAATTACAGATGCTTGACGAATGATTCGTCTCTAGCCTCTGCGGTCTTCGTGCCCTTTTACGCAGGTCTTGATATGAGTAGGTACCTTTGGGGTTTCAACATTTCTGTTAGAGACACTTCGTCTCATGAGCTGATGAATTGGCTTGTGGTACAGAAAGAGTGGGGACGTATGTCTGGTAGAGACCATTTCTTGGTTTCAGGAAGGATTGCTTGGGATTTTAGGAGACAGACTGATAACGAGTCTGACTGGGGAAGCAAGCTTAGGTTCTTACCTGAATCAAGAAACATGTCGATGCTGTCTATTGAATCGAGTTCTTGGAAGAACGATTACGCTATTCCTTATCCGACCTGTTTCCATCCTAGATCAGTGGATGAAGTTTCGCAGTGGCAAGAGCTAATGAGGTCTCGGAAACGGGAGTATCTGTTCGCGTTTGCGGGCGCTCCAAGGCCTGAGTATAAAGACTCGGTTCGAGGGAAGATCATTGATGAGTGTTTGGAGTCAGGGGATCAATGTTACTTGCTAGACTGTAACTATGGGAAAACGAACTGTGACAACCCTGTCAATGTGATGAAGGTTTTCAGGAACTCGGTGTTTTGTCTTCAGCCACCGGGAGATTCTTACACGAGAAGATCCATGTTTGATTCGATATTGGCTGGCTGCATCCCGGTGTTCTTCCATCCGGGGACAGCTTACGCTCAATACAAGTGGCATTTGCCTAAGAACCACACGACTTACTCTGTTTATCTACCGGTTAGGGATGTGAAGGAGTGGAATATCAAAATCAAGGAGAGGTTGATTGAGATTCCAGAGGAGAGAGTGGTGAGTTTGAGAGAAGAAGTGATAAAGTTGATACCGAGGGTGGTCTACGCTGATCCCAAGTATGGATCAGAAGGGAATGAAGATGCGTTTGAGCTGGCTGTGAAGGGAATGTTAGAGAGGATTGAAGAAGTGAGAGAGATGATGAGACAAGGGAAAGATGGTAGTGATGGGTTTGATGATAGTGATGATTATAAGTATACTTTTTCTCCATATGAAACTCAAAATTTGACATAA